The Coffea arabica cultivar ET-39 chromosome 10e, Coffea Arabica ET-39 HiFi, whole genome shotgun sequence region GCTGTTTTCATGTGCCTGTTCATAATGTACTCAACAAGGTAAATAAATAGTTGCAACTTATTTGAATTCTCAGAAATCCTTATCATGCAATGAAGCCCTTCAACTTGACATCTTCCAAAtgaggataatttttttttaataaaaataagcaTAAAAGTGTAGACCATAGCTTCCAtcagaaagagagagaagagagcgAGCTTTGCTGAGCTGTTATGACCTTGCACTGAAATCAACTGGAGCAGGAGACCAACCCATAACTTGAATATCTTTTGGAAGGACTTTATTAATTATGCCAACATAGTCCATTTCTCCTGTTTATTAATCATTAGAAATGCATATTAACTGGCAAGGAAACATATATAGCTAGAAAGGACATCAACAGTTTGACATTAAGACTTCAAACTAAGGTGGCATTAAGAAATCATTGCATAAATGAAAAACCTATATCTATCTTTTACGAGTAAAACTCTTCATTCTATTAAATTTGACACTATTTTGACACACCCAAAAGGTAGAACTTACcttcaaaacaaagaaaataacatAACTATCTTCTAAAAACTTGATTCTGAGGTACGATCGAAAGCAAAGACTATTCTTTCTGatacataaaaataaaagctgACCACATGATTCTTCCGGCCAAATATCTCCAGCATATTCAGTGTTCCCTCTTGTTTGCTTCAGGTTTGACCGTAAAAACAGAGCAATTACCTGCATCCATTTACTTTGAGCTTTCAACGAGTAGAACAATTAAGTGGAATACCACCTTCCAACCAAGAGAAATTGGATGAGTAGTTGAATACAGAAATAAAACAGAGAGAGGTCTtccaggggaaaaaaaaaattgtcaatcaaAGATGTCGAACTTTATTCAGATCAGGAGATGAACTACAAATGTTAACTATATACAGTATTCTTTACAAAAAAGTCTGATGTAGAGCCAACAATATTTCTGTCAAGCTGATTGACCTGTGAAGTGGCCAGCCAAATGAAAAATAGATAATTTCttcctttctcctttttcttgttattttccttttttttttgttggggggggggtgttGGGGGTGGGACTGGCAAAAGAGGGGAAATATAAAGTAGTTTTCACATTATTTGTGTGACTATTTAGATGAAATATTTTGCTAATCTTCCATTTACCACACTGGAATGCAGCTATCTGTTACTAACAGCTAACTTCAAGCATTCTAAAACTTAAAATGGTCAGACAATATGAAGACAGCTATACAAGAACAAAGTGCTTTGAGACAGCTCGAGTCTCATTCACAGAATCATAGCAACAGATGGAGCAAAAGGATTGACAACATACTTGCCCAGTAGAAGAAACTCCTTTGTCTGTTCTACCACATCTTGAGTATTGTAGTTCCTTCTTGTCTACTCTATCAATGAGATTTGTCTTCTTAAGAGCTCTAAAAATTTCAGActgtaaaatcagaaaattcaaaagctaACTACTACATATAAACCACAATCCAATATTGTCTATCAAGTAGTTTCTTTCCCAAAGTGTGCATAAGTGGAAAATATCAGGAAAGAATTCTaaaggaaaaggagaaatgCAGCACAAAAAACAGCCTTTTCTACTCTTAACAATTGATAGATCCAAATTCTAGTTCAAACATGCAGCATAATTGGCCTCAAATGGCAGCAGAACACTTCTATATGAAAAAGCAATTTCACAGTTGTTTTAACAGGGAACAATTGCCAACATAGAGCATATTTCAGAAGAACCATACTTGGGATAACCACCCCAATCATTATGAATATTATTAGAAATCAATCTTTCTTTGCACTGAGTGGAACTCAAGATTCTACAGTGGACCACAAAGGGTATGAAGTGCAAAACTTggaaaaaggaaggaaacaCCCATCATCTTTCAATTATTTGCTGTAAAATAGTAAAGACAATATGCAATTAAACCATCCCACAGCAATCACGCGTTGAcaattcaatatctcatcttCCCAGACCTTCCCAAATTAATAATCTATCAATGACAATAAATGCAATAAaagcagcaaaagaaagaatgacgaaagaagatgagaaaaaaaagaatgactTGACTCATGGATAGAAATATGACAATGTCAATTAAGGAACATGAATCATCAAGTGCTGTTGAAATGAGGAGAATGACTAGAAAAACTAGTGAACACACCTCCACAGTTGGATCCATGTGTGCCTCTGAAGCAAAACCATAAAACCTAAAAGAAGCATGTCAAATAGTTGTGTTCAATCCATTGCTTATATACAAACATACTATTACGTATACTTCCTATATGGTAGGTAAGAGAAAATTTAAGGTAAAGTGCACCACACCAGATCTAACAAAAATACACTTGTAAATGACTAGTTCCTTTTTAGTTCAGCCAAGCATTTAGACAATTTCCAGCAATAACTCATCAATCATTGTATGGACGTGAAATCGATTCTTAAAACCGCTTGACACAACTTTAGACTGCAGATGTACCAATAAGATTGACTATGAAAAACATGAAAGTATAGCTTGTGATAGCTTTACAAGGGAATAGTAGAAAAAGGTCTCCTGTAAATATGTGTGCTCTTATGTTTTTGTTTTAatagaagaaatgaaataaGCATCGAGTTATATCCATCCCTGGAACTCATACCTCTGACCAAGGTACATAACTTTTAAAGCAACATATCTCCTGGGGAATTGACGCACACCACTTGTCTGGGGACCTGTGCCCAAATATTGAATCAAATCTTATTGAAGAAGGATAACATTTCATCACACTGCCAAACATGCAAAAGAGGGCCAATGCATCCTAATTTATTgaggtacaaaaaaaaaaaaaaagccccgTTTAAAGTTCCACTATGCAATTGAACATGAATATTCCTGCTAAAGACTCCTTTACTTCCCTGTTTAAGGATGTAACTAGGACAATGAGTTGGATTTCAGTGCTTAATTTCCACAATGGAGAACTGCAGACTAGTTTCACTGGGAGGCAGTTATATTTTAGCTAACAATGTAATGCATTTCACCGTGATAATTTTGAAATATCATCTATTACAATGAATAATCACAGAAACTAGGAAGAGGAAAAAGAGTATTATTCAAACTTAAAATGCAGAAACCTGAATCTTTCTTCGTTCTCCCTTTGTAGGTTGCTAAGTCACCCTCTATTTTTAATTCCTCTAACTCCTCAGCTACAGCACTAGCATTAACATTTTCCTGCCCCTGCaaagtcattaaaaaaaatCCCACTTAAAATATTCACCTATATacagaaacaagtgggaaaaaaagaaagagagaaagaaaagaggattgTTAAAGTAAAGCAAACCTTTTGACAATGGCAATTTGATAGCAATAACGACAACTTAGCCTTTTCTGATTCTAACTCCTGAGTTTTACATGTTGCAGACACTTATATTAGACacaaaataggaaaaagaaCAGCAAAAAAGAGCAATCAATTAGTATTCTGACTTCTGGGTACCTTGACTCTTTTCTGGAGAGAGTGGAGCTGTGCTTGTAGAGAGCTGATGAGGTCCACATCGGAGTCGGAGTTTGCGAGATCCATCGCATGTTGCTGTGACTGCTATCTTTTGAAGTTCAAGTGTTCGACGATATGTTTACAAGAAAATGCCTCTATGCAGAACAAGAAGTCAACAACAGAGTACCGGAAGTAGGCTtttcaaaatgtttgaaaactgGCGCATAAAGCTTATACGTATTTCGCGGCTCAAGGATGGAGCATAGAAGACGCGACCTGTAGCGCTGAGATACTTTACGCCTTTGGGTCAGTGGCAGAAAGGCGTGGTTGCATTGATCATTTTGAAATATCTTCTAATAGCACATAATTCAAAATTGATGTATTATTGTTTAAAATTTGACACAGCAtttgaaggtttttttttttctttctgaaaaatcatttgaagatTATTCAAGAAAATTCATACCACGTTGAGCCTTTTGATTTCTCTCTAGTTATAGAATTccactattttattttttgggggCATTCAATTTAGATATTATAATGCCTTTTCTATGAACGATGTCATGGATCAAATTAACTTATGTATCATAATGTGTGTTTGATGACTTATTTTTAGAAAACCTAAACTTAACAATCTTGTAGTAGTTGTGTACATCACTAGaatattgtaaaaaaaaaatgtctttAAGCACTTAAAATAGAGAATATACTTGTATTACATATCAAACTTATTTATCttgcaaattattttttcaacTTTATGCATCCAGAAAATTGATTTATAGGAGTGTTATATAAATTTTGGCCACATGTCACGGAAttgctttttctttattttcagaccaagaacaagaaaaaatagattttgaaaaagaaagcaaagttTTCAAATTTCTATTCAAACTCTTGCACCTATGTTAAAATCTAAAAGAAAGTGTGTAGCAGTGCTCTGTGCTCCTCTTTACACGCCAAACTAGTTTAGGAGTAGATtgatggccaaaaaaaaaaaaaaaaaaaaagagacttgTTTCTTTAGAGACATAAAATAACTTGATTGAAATCTTAATGATATGATGATGGCTAATAATTTTTTAGGGTAAATTAGGATTGATACTCTAATTGATTGATTGATATTCTATCAGTTAGTACTAATTACTATTGGGAAATAGGATTGATAGTCTGATAGATTAGTTGATATTCTATTGCTTATTTAATTTCGCAGAGGTTTATTAATGGCAAATACTTGGCCTTCCATGATTTGTGAAGAAGGGGCACAACCAAGCATTTGCCTTATTAATTCGTGAAGAAGGGCATTAATTTATAGCCAAGTGTAGAGCTCAATTACCGTTTCAGTTGCTTTGACCATCGAGTTTCCCGGGCGTAACGTTTCAAAGGCCATTCCCAAAGTGCTCTCTCGTCCGTCGGATGAAACGAAAGAGGTAGGACACCCCGACTGATTCCAACGACCGTTTCATAACTCCCACCGAGATGCCTAAAACAACTTTCTTGAACCCCAATGAATAAACCTGTCAAACAAATAATTTGTGACAGAACTCTACACTGTCCTAAACTAGACAAGacaattctccaaaattttaCCAGAAAGAAACTAAGGTTTTGCATTCTTTGCACGAAGCCCATTTGAATTGGTgagcttccttttcttttcctactATACTATTTGTCCGtgctcattttcttcatggcaAACTTGAATTGTGACTCTAATTTTGGAAGTTAtacttttgttttcttctcGAATTTTGAGAAAGTATAAAACACGTATGTTTTTGGTGGATCCCAGGTAgtattttcttggaattttttgTGCACGATTTCCTTTCCGAGAAGTTTGATGCATTATTCGTTACAGCATAATTTCTTCTAAAAAAACAGTGAAAGAAGGATTCTTTTGGTAGGAAGTAAAAAGGTTCGAATAAGACTGCTGTTAAGAAGAAACAAGAAAGGATAAAATCTAatttcatccatttctatcAAACAGCAGTATTCAGGGGAAAGGCTGCGCTGTTTTATGTGTATGCAATACTGTGTGATTGGACTGGAGAAAAAGCAGTGCCTTGACGAAAACATTAGCACTGCTATTCTGAATTCTGGAACATGATTATGCTTTAAAATTTAAACAGTTGATGCGCTCGATATacaccttttttgtttttttttttggtctcattttcttttcttaatctaaGGATACAAATTACAGATATGGAGGAGGGAAGAGTGGTGAAATTTTAGTAATGTAGTACAGGAGAAGCAGGGGAGGTtgagaaaacaagagaagaggaaatgaagaagaagtGGATGTGCAAGAAATCGACTTCCCGATatttttctcctcattttttgcCCTGAAGTCATTAGGTGTTTGATTTCATTGATCATTTAAAGGTGGATCTGAATATGAGAACTCATAGAGGACGTGATAGTAAACAATATGCAGCATACAAATGCTTAATTTAGCATCAGTTTTTCTTGCCATTTATCAGCTAGAAACTGCACGAGTCTAGCAAGTGCTTCTGATGTTGATAATGTCTGTTAATTTCAGGATTCCAGGGAGCCCGGCTTTCACGCCATTCCGGCAGTGGACTACGCCCGTCACTGGTGCTAAATCAATTTTCTCAACTACTTCCTGTAATTATTGTAATCTTCACCTTAATCACAGCCTAAGTGAAGTCAGACATTCCAAAGACTCAGCTTCCTATTTTCTCAGGAGATACTCAAACTACCTCTGATTTCAAGATTCTGAAATCAAGTTGAACGTTTGCTAGCTTTATATACGCTGCAAGTCGACTTGGTTCTCTCAAGTTGTTAGTGCAATCAGAACTCACCCTGATGGACTTCAGCGATGGGAATATGTCAAAGAAGCACCGGGAACAACACCAATCAGCTTCGGAGAGTGTAGATCTTTTATCTCTTTCCACTTTGCAGATATCCACATCTCGAAGGTCACCACGATCTCCAAGGTCTCCAAAATCTCCAAGTTCACCACGATCACCTAATTCTCCTAGATCTCCTCATGGTAAGCATGGGACAGGCAAGAAAAGTCCACTCAAAAATCTGAGACAGTCACATTCTAAAGGAGATGGCCGTCCAAAGAAAGGTTGGGACATAATTTTTTCTGGCGTTCTAAGTTGAATCATGAGTTCATAACTTGAGGgcaatatttttgaatttttacaGTATAATTTGAATGAAAACCTGCtgaaaaccttttttttttttttttttgcatgtggCAAATCACTTGGGTGATTTTAGTAGTGCATTAGACATTTACAATAGCATTTGTTATTTCTCTCTTGCTTGGTTCTGGATTATTTGTTTTGTGATCAATTAATATATGCGGCTTCTATTGGTTAGACACTTGTTAAAGAAATTAGGCTTTAAAGCATGCTTAAAGTTGTTCCCTTCATACTTCGGATCACGCAGGTGGTTGTGGAGGAAAAGGAACATGGGGGGGACTACTTGATACGGATGATGGCCATGTCCTTGACCCAAATGATCCAAATTACAGTAGCACTGAGGTAACCGCCTTCATAAGGCTGCATATTATATTGTAGGTCAAATTCTGTTCTCTGTCTCCACTCTTCAGTCCACTAGTAGTGTTTTGCAAGTAATCGTGAAATTCTTGATGCCAATCATGAAATGAAATTCTTGGTTTCAGGAAAATGAGCAGTCATTTGCTACAAAAGTAAATACATCATTTGAGGAGTACAAAAAGAAGGCGACCATAATAATCGAGGAATATTTTGCCACTGATGATATCACCTCAACAGCCAATGAATTAAGAGAACTTGGAATGCCAAActatgatttttattttgtcaaaaaGCTCATCTCTATTGCAATGGATAGGCGTgataaagagaaagaaatggctGCTGTTCTCTTATCCTCACTTTATGCTGACATTATTGATCCTCaacaaatgtacaaaggtttcATTAGGCTATTGATGGCTGCTGATGACTTGATTGTAGATATACCAGATGCAATTGAtgttcttgcattgtttctagCTCGTGCAGTAGTTGATGAGATACTTCCTCCTGCATTCTTGACAAAGGCATTTGCGTCCTTGCCTAATGACTCAAAGGGATGTCTTGTCATCAAACGAGCTCAGAAGAGTTACTTGTCAGCCCCTCTGCATACAGATAGCATAGGCCGGCGTTGGGCAGGAAACAAGAATAATACGGCTGAAGATTTCAAAAGCAGAATTAACAATCTATTGACTGAATACGTATCAAGTGGTGACAAGAAAGAGGCTTACAGATGCATCAAGGATTTGAATGTGCCTTTTTTTCACCATGAGATAGTCAAACGAGCTATTATAATGGCAATGGAAAAGCAGCATGCTGAAAGCTACCTTCTGGACTTGCTGAAGACAGCTGCTGAAGAAGGTCTTATTAATTCAAGCCAAATTTCAAAGGGATTTGGTAGAATCATAGACAATGTAGATGACTTGTCACTCGACATTCCGAATGCTAAAAGGATATTGCAGTCATTGATTTCCAAGGCAGCATCAGAAGGTTGGCTGTGTGCCTCTTCTTTGTCAGCCCTGTCGCTGCAGCCTGGAAAGCAAACAATAGGAGACGGTGTTGTAAAAGCTTTCAAGGTGAAGGCCCAGTCAATAATTCAGGAGTATTTTCTCTCTGGTGATATTTCAGAAGTAATTCACTGTCTGGAATCAGCAAACAGCTCCTCTTCAGGAGAACTGAATGCGATATTTGTCAAGAAGCTAATTACTTTAGCCATGGATCGGAAAAATAGAGAGAAAGAAATGGCTTCTGTTTTGTTATCGTCCTTGTGTTTTCCAGCTGATGACGTTGTGACTGGATTTGTGATGTTGATAGAATCTGCAGATGACACGGCCCTAGACAATCCTGTTGTCGTTGAGGATCTAGCACTGTTCTTGGCCCGGGCAGAGGTAGATGAAGTCTTAGCACCACAAAACTTGGAGGATATTGAAAATCAATTTTTGGGGTCAGGCTCAATCTGCAATAAAGTTACTCAAATGGCAAAGTCCTTGCTGAAGGCTCGACTTTCTGGGGAGCGGATTTTAAGGTGCTGGGGTGGTGGAGGAAGCAGCAGAAATGGGTGGGCAGTTGAAGATGTCAAGGACAAAATAGGAAAGTTGCTTGAAGAATATGAGTCTGGAGGGGACACAAGGGAAGCTTGCAGGTGCATTAAGGAGTTAGGGATGCCATTTTTTCACCACGAGGTTGTTAAGAAATCACTGGTGATTATTATGGAGAAGAAGAATAATGATAGGTTGTGGGGTCTGCTTAAAGAGTGTTTTAGCATGGGACTAATAACCATGAACCAGATGACGAAGGGGTTCATGAGAGTGGCTGAATCTCTTGATGACTTAGCTTTGGATGTACCGGATGCTAAGAAACAGTTCAAACATTATTTTGATCAGGCAATGGTTGAAGGATGGCTTGATTCATCATTTGGTTTATATCGATCAGAACAATCTTTGGAGAATGGATTTTGTTAGTGCTATGAACTTATCTTTGATCTTAGTTAATTAAAGGAATTCATATGTGTAAGAGACTGCCCCACTCTCACTGATTCTCAGCTAAGAATCACAGGACAAGATCTAGAACAATACTGGGTTTATATGTTTTTTCTCCTTATACTTTCTGTTTTATGCTTGGatacttcttcttctttattcCTGTTTCATGGTTTAATTGCGAGGATATGCGGAGTTACCTCTACAACTAGACTGGAACATAGGATTTgcactttctttttcttgtgttaAATTAGGGATGGAGATTTAGATGTTCGATTGTTGAACTTTCTTCCCAGATGTTCGATTATTGTTTCCTGGTAATTGATCTCCAGAAGTATAACTGTAGAGCCTAATGCATGGTTGATTTCCTCCAATTGTTTGTTTGTACACGAGTACAACGTCAGAGCAGACTTGACACCTTTGCTCCCTAGTCAAGGCAGGCGACTCGTCAACTATTTTGACATGTGGATGAAAGTTATAGATCCTTCATAAAAATTTGCAGAAGCTAATTGCAAGGTCCTAATCTTCCCGTATAGTAGATTCACTGTTGACAAATGAAGCAGTTACACAATTCAAAGCCTAATGCATCTCCTTAAAACAATTGTTGAATCATGTTATATATCTAATTCACCCTGTTCCT contains the following coding sequences:
- the LOC113711042 gene encoding MA3 DOMAIN-CONTAINING TRANSLATION REGULATORY FACTOR 2-like yields the protein MDFSDGNMSKKHREQHQSASESVDLLSLSTLQISTSRRSPRSPRSPKSPSSPRSPNSPRSPHGKHGTGKKSPLKNLRQSHSKGDGRPKKGGCGGKGTWGGLLDTDDGHVLDPNDPNYSSTEENEQSFATKVNTSFEEYKKKATIIIEEYFATDDITSTANELRELGMPNYDFYFVKKLISIAMDRRDKEKEMAAVLLSSLYADIIDPQQMYKGFIRLLMAADDLIVDIPDAIDVLALFLARAVVDEILPPAFLTKAFASLPNDSKGCLVIKRAQKSYLSAPLHTDSIGRRWAGNKNNTAEDFKSRINNLLTEYVSSGDKKEAYRCIKDLNVPFFHHEIVKRAIIMAMEKQHAESYLLDLLKTAAEEGLINSSQISKGFGRIIDNVDDLSLDIPNAKRILQSLISKAASEGWLCASSLSALSLQPGKQTIGDGVVKAFKVKAQSIIQEYFLSGDISEVIHCLESANSSSSGELNAIFVKKLITLAMDRKNREKEMASVLLSSLCFPADDVVTGFVMLIESADDTALDNPVVVEDLALFLARAEVDEVLAPQNLEDIENQFLGSGSICNKVTQMAKSLLKARLSGERILRCWGGGGSSRNGWAVEDVKDKIGKLLEEYESGGDTREACRCIKELGMPFFHHEVVKKSLVIIMEKKNNDRLWGLLKECFSMGLITMNQMTKGFMRVAESLDDLALDVPDAKKQFKHYFDQAMVEGWLDSSFGLYRSEQSLENGFC